In the Mya arenaria isolate MELC-2E11 chromosome 11, ASM2691426v1 genome, one interval contains:
- the LOC128207285 gene encoding peroxiredoxin-5, mitochondrial-like produces MAASMNRKSSKIFYNIAVNHSLTNKRTFLKKGIPVPSEYLYLDDPKNKVNAHELFKGKRGVLFSVLGAFTPGCQNHIPEYLDNHEKFKAEGFDVIACVAVNDPFVMSAWARSLNTNNKVLMLADTHGLFTKAMKMDLDCRHIMGTIRSKRYSVVIEDSVIKGFNMEPDHGGLACLLCIKNMKTFKR; encoded by the exons ATGGCAGCCTCCATGAACAGAAAAAGTTCGAAAATATTCTACAATATTGCTGTAAATCATTCATTGACAAACAAgagaacatttttaaag AAAGGAATACCAGTGCCTTCAGAATATCTATACCTGGATGATCCTAAAAACAAGGTTAACGCTCATGAACTGTTCAAGGGGAAGAGAGGTGTGCTTTTTTCTGTGCTAGGAGCATTTACCCCAGGATGTCAG aaccaCATTCCAGAATACCTGGACAACCATGAAAAGTTTAAA GCTGAAGGTTTTGATGTGATTGCTTGTGTTGCTGTAAATGACCCTTTTGTAATGTCGGCATGGGCACGGtctctaaatacaaataataag GTACTGATGCTTGCAGACACACATGGGTTGTTTACAAAGGCTATGAAGATGGACCTTGATTGTCGACACATCATGGGCACTATCCGATCTAAACG GTACTCAGTTGTGATAGAAGACAGTGTAATCAAAGGGTTTAACATGGAGCCTGATCATGGGGGACTGGCCTGCCTTCTgtgtataaaaaacatgaagACTTTCAAGAGGTGA